Proteins found in one Sporosarcina sp. 6E9 genomic segment:
- the folP gene encoding dihydropteroate synthase, with protein MELANAKAVYHFGEVEFDFRKETVVMGILNVTPDSFSDGGKYGRIDSALKHAEEMIQNGAKIIDIGGESTRPGHEPVSIDEELERTVPIIEAITRELNCAVSIDTYKAAVADAALKAGAHIINDVWGAKREPEIAKVAARHNSPIILMHNREQVDYDGPLMDEVIADLIDSIDIALNAGVTQDNIWLDPGIGFAKDTEQNIVVMQGLQKIAELGYPQLLGTSRKSMIGNVLNLPVEERLEGTSATICYGIERGCHIVRVHDVKEIERAVKMMDVLTGKSIYKG; from the coding sequence ATGGAATTAGCAAATGCGAAAGCAGTTTACCATTTCGGAGAGGTTGAATTTGACTTCCGGAAAGAAACGGTTGTCATGGGAATTTTAAACGTAACACCCGATTCGTTTTCTGACGGAGGAAAGTACGGGCGAATTGATAGTGCCCTGAAACATGCGGAAGAAATGATACAAAACGGCGCAAAAATCATTGACATTGGTGGTGAATCAACGCGACCTGGACACGAACCAGTTTCAATAGATGAGGAACTTGAACGTACTGTGCCGATTATCGAGGCAATCACTCGCGAGTTAAATTGCGCAGTTTCAATTGATACATATAAAGCGGCGGTTGCGGATGCGGCCCTAAAAGCGGGTGCGCACATTATTAATGATGTATGGGGTGCCAAACGCGAACCGGAAATTGCGAAGGTTGCTGCGCGTCATAATTCACCAATCATATTAATGCACAATCGAGAACAAGTGGATTATGATGGCCCCTTAATGGATGAAGTAATTGCTGATTTGATTGATAGCATTGATATTGCACTGAATGCAGGCGTCACTCAGGATAATATTTGGTTAGACCCTGGTATCGGATTCGCAAAAGATACGGAACAAAATATTGTGGTCATGCAAGGATTACAGAAAATCGCGGAATTAGGATATCCACAATTACTTGGAACTTCACGGAAGTCAATGATTGGCAATGTTTTAAATTTGCCGGTTGAAGAACGTCTTGAAGGAACGAGCGCAACGATTTGTTATGGGATTGAAAGAGGCTGTCACATCGTACGCGTTCATGATGTAAAAGAAATTGAACGTGCGGTTAAAATGATGGATGTATTAACAGGTAAGTCTATATATAAGGGATAG
- the folB gene encoding dihydroneopterin aldolase — protein MDYIHLNEMEFYGYHGALPEETKLGQRFRATVSLATNLEEAGKTDDLDKTVNYAEVYELCKEIIEGAPKKLIEAVAEKIAGDLLSRYSTKVTGVRVVLIKPDPPIAGHYISVSVDITRGDFK, from the coding sequence TTGGATTATATTCATTTAAACGAAATGGAGTTTTACGGTTACCACGGTGCATTGCCGGAAGAGACGAAGCTTGGTCAGCGTTTTCGTGCGACAGTATCACTTGCAACAAACCTTGAAGAAGCTGGGAAAACGGATGATCTTGATAAAACGGTAAATTACGCGGAAGTCTATGAGCTCTGTAAGGAAATCATTGAAGGGGCGCCTAAAAAGCTAATTGAAGCAGTCGCAGAGAAAATTGCTGGAGATTTACTAAGTCGTTATTCGACTAAAGTGACAGGAGTGCGTGTGGTTCTCATTAAACCAGATCCCCCAATCGCTGGACATTATATATCCGTTTCCGTAGATATTACACGGGGAGATTTCAAGTGA
- the folK gene encoding 2-amino-4-hydroxy-6-hydroxymethyldihydropteridine diphosphokinase, producing MNSAFISIGSNIGERLLHLKDAVRALHTYNEVSVLSVSSVYETAPVGYTDQDDFLNIVIEIRTSLDAYKLLAVCQEIEHELGRVRTVRWGPRIVDLDILLYNNDNIKAENLIIPHPRMYERAFVLIPLLEIAPEIVHPVTERFYSEEAAVRGRGVLLKQKVNGVEDFIQ from the coding sequence GTGAACAGTGCATTCATCTCAATTGGATCGAATATCGGTGAGCGATTGCTTCATTTGAAAGACGCTGTGCGTGCACTTCATACGTATAATGAGGTGTCGGTTTTGTCGGTGTCATCTGTTTATGAAACAGCGCCTGTTGGATATACAGACCAAGATGACTTTTTAAATATAGTCATTGAAATTAGAACGTCGCTTGACGCTTATAAATTGCTGGCGGTTTGTCAGGAAATCGAGCATGAATTAGGTCGCGTACGCACAGTGAGGTGGGGGCCGCGAATTGTAGACCTTGACATCTTGCTTTATAATAACGACAATATTAAAGCGGAGAACTTGATCATTCCACATCCGCGGATGTATGAGCGTGCATTCGTTCTTATACCACTTCTTGAAATTGCACCAGAAATTGTGCATCCGGTTACCGAACGATTTTATTCCGAAGAGGCGGCAGTTCGCGGTCGCGGTGTTTTACTTAAGCAGAAAGTTAATGGCGTCGAAGACTTTATTCAATAA